Within the Piliocolobus tephrosceles isolate RC106 chromosome 15, ASM277652v3, whole genome shotgun sequence genome, the region AATACTACTCTCCAGTGCCCCCCATTCCATCCCCTTCACCAAAACTACTGCATATATATGCGACAAGATAAAAACTGTTGATCAACTTTGTGTACCCAGTTCATCTCTTCACTCTGTCCCATTCACTCTGGACTTACCCATTCAGTCGCCTTGCTCCAATCCTGCCAAGGAGGATCCTACCTTGTcagattttcttttgatttagtcAAAGGAGTATATGGAGGAAAGTGCAGGGAGAACGGAAGACAAAATGAGAGGCTTTCCAGGATGGGGCTGAAGGAATTTATGATGGGTGAAAATTTGAGGAAATAGATATGGGAGCAGATCCAGTGTTTGGTCAGGGATAGGAGGCAAAGATTTCATTTTGTACCAGGATGGCCAAATGAAATGTTCACAGCCAATATCCATCCTGAGAGATCAGTACTTGTTACTGATATTTTCAGTATTACACATGGAGATATGGGTACTTTAAGGAATCTGTGGGAGCTATTGTATTCTTCATGGTTTTTGAGATTTGCAATAcaaacttaaaaaatagaaaaaactaacTTGTATTAATCTGAAACTTTCTTGcgtgggcgtgtgtgtgtgttttccctcTGGGTCTGAATTGCCACTCCAGGAGGTACAACTTTAGGGGTATTACCTGTATAAGCACCTTTAGGGGGAAGAGTGATTGATACACTGGATTTCAATAGCTTTTATTATAATACAGAAAGTGTAggatgtttttctttcccttcagatTTGTCTAAAGGACTTAGAAGCACTGAATTTAGCTACCCATAAATATGTTTGCTTATTTGAGAAAAGTCTCATCTCTTACCAGGAAGTATTATAGTGATGGAAAAAATGTCTTCTGAGTGTCTCTTGCTGTATATTTGTCTCTGAACACATTCTTGCCTCTCAGAGCCGTGATTTCTTAAACCGATGTGTCATCAGCAGCTATGTTGTAAAATAATTAATACTCTATCGTATTTTTAATTTAGCTGCAACTTGCTTTTGAGTCCAAATTCATAAATACATTGCCTCTGGtcaaaaataaggaagatgaATGACTGCAGATGGAGCTGGGACAGCCCAGCAGTGCAGCAAATGAGTgtgtgggggctggggagaaaATGCTAGCTGAAAGCcctttatttttgtatagttcTAGATCAGTGCCCTCCAATTGAAAAATACTGCAAACCATAAATGCAAGCCACGTATGTAATGTAAAATTTTCTTGTAgctacattaaaaaatgtaaaaataaataagtgaaattaatgtttaaatgtatttgtCCTGATACCTCAAAAACAATATTGTCCTAATATGTAATCAATAAAATAGTTACTGAGctattttacaatttttcatATGAAGTATTTGGAATCccatgtgtattttacacttacagcacatctaAATTCAGGCTAGCCACGGTCCAAGTGcccaatagccacatgtggctagcagCCACTGTGCAGACAGTAAAACTCTAGACTATTTACAaggacaattattttattttgcacttGATGCTCACAGTATATCAAAATGGTGCCAGGTCAGATGGGAGGAGACGATTGCTTTTTCTTCTGGCTCTGTAAGAACTTCCTCATTAATGCTTTTGGGATCAGCTTTTTAAAAGGTTGCCAAACGGTAGGAGGAGGAAGGACTGGCTTCTGATATTGAAAGAGCAGACTCAGAGCTTTGTGTGCTAGCCAGGGCTCAGAGCTTGGTGGAATTTATAGTTGGTATTTATGACCGAAAATATCCAGATGGggtcatttataaaatagatgtGGGTAGTATGGTTATTTATCAAGAGCAATATGCTATAATGGAATGAGTTCTAGACTGAGGTTCAGGAGAAGGCACTAGACCAGGCACAGGTCTGGGAGGAGAGAAGTGAACCAACATTTACCATAGCAGTTACAGCACTAGGCACTTCACAACCATTTGCTTATCTACTTCTTACAGTAAGTTCAAAAGTTAGCTATATAACCAGCTCTAGTTTACAGACATGGCAGCTGAGCCTAGTGAGGTCAGGTTCTGGCTTATTGTAGAGTCCTAATAAAATCTCAGTGCTGTCTGATTCCAAACTGCTGTGTTCTTAACATTACAATCCATATGCATGTCATATAATAGGTGTTAGGATTCAAGCGGAGAAGCAGAACCAGTGATATATTTGCATGCATGTAGATACATATAGGTGGTAAATATCTGTTACAGGCTTACACAGTTGTGGGGAGCTGGTTAACCTGTCTTTGTAAGGATGTCTCCACAGCTGATGCCAGAGCTAGAAGTCCTCAGGGTGGGCGATCATAAAGGGAAGATCACAGCATGCTGGAAGCAGCAGCACAGGTAGAATTCCACAAGCACACCCTGAGCCCTGCTTACATTCTTGTTGCCTCTGACTTTGGTGATGAAAGTGCCCTGCAGAGGTTGGATCCTTTTTCATGGAGCTTAACAAATATACCTGGTTCAGGATGAGTCTGAGAACCTGAAGGAGGACCCAGGGAAAGGTGGAACAATTGGAGACCCAGCCACTGCTTTACAGCAGTAAGCTGAGTCAGCATCAGCAACAGTGTGCTGAGCTACAAAATGGCTGCCGTTTTCCTTTGCCCTCCTGTTTTCCTAGAGTCTTCACTATGGCCCACTCTAACTGGAAACACATGAGgaagggaattctgggaaatgtatTTTAGCCTGTCCACATTGATGCATTACAAAGGCTTCAAAtgggtgttcagtaaatatttgttgaatgaatggatgaatgaatgaatgactgaatgaatgaataccatGGTACTTCTCTTGGAAATTCTCTGGGAGTCGGAATACctaatcctggctctgcctcttacAAACCAAACAATTTTGAACAAGTGACTTAactctgagtcttagtttcctcatttgtgaaactCCAAGAATAATCCCTGTCCTGCTTATTTAACAGGGATCAGTTGAGATAATCTGAACAAAAGCACTTTGAACATAATGttcaaaaataacatatataaggATAAAACATGTAATATAGTATTGTATTCTTTAATTATTGTTGTTACTAATAATTCAGCTTCCCAATGTATCACATGGAATTAATAGTTCCTGACCAATTTTCTTTAAAGGTATGCCAGGAAGCTTAAATTAGGTGAGATATGTAGAAGCACTGTCAGCTATCTGTGGCATACCCTTCAAAGGCAAGACTGAATTATCATTCAACACTCAGATACATTTTCACATTGTGTTTTACTTTTGGGCTAAATGACTCAGAGGGACAAGTATGTAACTGGAACCATTGGTGACTCTGTGAGCTGAAGAGCAGTGGCCATTCCTTGGATGGGAGTTGTGGGCAGTGGATGAGGTTTCTGTCCTATAAATTTGGGCTTGCATTTCATAGCAGCCAAACTTGCTCAGCAGAATGAAGAAATCTCTGCGAAAGTTTTTGGTAAAGATGGCGTAGAGGAAGGGGTTGGCACAGGAGTTGATGGGGTAAAAGAGGACCAGCAGGATCTTTGCTTTGGACACAGTGATGAGGGGCACCTTGAGGGAGGCAGAAAtggcaaagaaagaaatgggTGCCATGCAGAGGAAGTCAGTGAAGATGAGCATGGCCATGCGCTTGGCGATCCTGGTGTCACTAGAGGAGGACACGATGTTGGGGTTCCGCACTGTGAGGTAGATGTGGGTATAGCAGCCACAGATGACCACAAAGGCCACAACATTGAGCACAAGGAGGGACATGACATACAGCTGTGACAAAGGGCTGTCAATATCCATGGGCAGGCAGATGCTCACCTTCATGTAGCTGCTGATGCCAAAGATGGGAAAGAGGGCAGCTGCAAAAGCAAAAATCCAGCCCATCACCATGACACTGGCAGCATGGCGGAGCTGCACCTTGCAGTCCAGCTGCATGGCATGGGTGATGGTATGCCATCTTTCCAAGGTGATAGCTGTCAGAGTGTAGACTGACAGCTcactggcaaacacagtgaaaaagCCAGCAGCATCACAGCCTGCTCCAGTTTGCCAGTCAATGGCATAGTTGTGATATTGGCTTTTGGTGTGGATATCAACTGATGCAATGAGCAGCAGGTAGATTCCAATGCAGAGATCAGCAAAGGCCAGGTTGCACATAAGGAACCTGGGGACCGTGAGTTTATACTGGCTGGTAGTTAGGATCACCAGCACTATGATGTTCCCAGTGATGGCCAGGATGCTGATAAACCATATCAGGACTCTGAGGATGTTGTACCCCATGATATCTTCACATGGGTTGAATGCATCTGGCATAGGGGAACAGGTCACATCAACCACTTCATTGCATAAGTCATAGTCAAACTCACTGTACATCATGTCATATCCTCTGCTGTAACTGGGCTCATTGTCTTCTGCCAGAGAGGTTCTCTGACCCCTAGCCTGAGTCATATAATCAATTTCTTGCCTTAAAATAGATTTGTTGCAAATTGGATGAAGCTCAGagctagaaaaatacaaaaagaaagagaatcaaCATCTCAGATTCAGAATAGCAAATACATCACTGTCTTTGTGCAGGGTAGAAATGATGGGTTTcttcatgagattttttttttcttctcacatcGTATCTGCCCTTGAGGCTAAGCTCAAGGGTTAATGCTGCTTACTGTAAATGAATATAACAACTTGTATATATATTACTAGAGTTGGATGGCCCACTGGGGAAACCATCTTGCCAAAACCTGAATGTGGGGAGGAAGGCGCCTGAGACTAAGCCTTGCtgttaagtgaaaataatttacaGACCTGGTATCAACTCTACCCTTTTCCTTCTCCCATCTTGATCCAGCTATCTCTTAATATGCCTGAGTAGGAGATATTTCTATTCCTCTACACTCAAATCACTGGAAGATCCAGACTGTTCTCTCACTCAAATGAGAACTTATTTGCTTCTCTTATCTACATAAATTAGGGGATCAAAATCTAGTTAGTTCCCAGCCAGCCCCTATTCCCTGGCTTTTTAGTTCTCAGGCTATTAGGAGGCCAGCTAATTTGCCTGAAATGCTACCAGGGTCTTTCCTGTTCTTTATTATCTCACTTTCTGGGGGCCACAATAGACCTCAGGCATGTATTTGTCTGCAAGGTAAGCCTGGCCCTCTCCTATTAGTTTCCTAGTGAGTGCCCCAAAGAGCAAGTGCAAGTTGCAAAAGGACCTAATTTATTCTAAGAACGTAACTCATCCTCGGGGCAGCCTAGCTCTCCTTGGCCTCACTTTGCTGTCTTGGTTTTCCCTTTGAACACAAATGTACAAGGGGCCTTGTGAACAGGATAGAGGTACTTACAGAGGGATTTGAATGAAATCCAGGTAATAAATATTCAATCCATGAGTATAACCATAAATATTCTACCCCAGAGTAGTCTATCAATACTCTGGATGTAGAGACATGGAAGGTAATATTTCAGTTTGGAAGTAAAGGCTTATGGAATGGGAATTACataataaaatgggaataagccTTACACTGGGACATTTttggatgcaaaaaaaaaaaaaaaatcacacatacacatgcatacctTTCCCTCGTTCCCCAAGGGGCAAGTTCACATCTATATTAAgttgactgtattttttttaaaccttgacATAACCTCAGATATAAGGGAAGTGAATATTAAAACCCTCATAAGGAGGAAAGAAGTGGCTAGGGGAGTGGAGGAGGTAAAGACTCCATTTGATGCTAAAGGATGAGTCTCACCAGGTGTTCCAACCTATTATACATGGACTGAACTTTTCCCCATCTCTCCCCGTCCTCTCTTCTCTCACCCCTGGGAAGTGAATTGAATTGCCAGGAAGTCATTTTCCCTTGGCCTAAgggattctttttgtttgtttaaggctAAATGATGAACATATACAGAATTGAAAGTCAATGGAAACAGAGCCCAGAAAATGTTTTGATTTAGTCAGTGGTCTTCCAAGGAAGGTGAGGCAAGCTCCATAATGGGCATAGAGGGCATAAGAGGGTTATCTTGTGGTCCTTAGTCTAATTCCCGACTCTTAAACCCTGTTATTGAACTAGCTGCAGCCTGATTCCAGGAAGAGAAAGTAAGTAACCTGGTACTTGCCGACTGCAGTGTGGTTCATTGGATTGAGATCTTACTTAACTCTCTAGAAACAGCCTTCACTTCCTGGGACTTATGGTGTCTGTGAAGATTCTTACTGTTGTTGCTGCTGtccacatattttaaatattgtgctTCCCTTTTCTGAAACAGAAGTGACCCACTGACATGAAGTAAGGAGAAAAGTAAATAACTTATGTCTCTGAGataagaacagaaacaaaagtgGAAACTGAGGGACATCAAACTTTGCCTCCGCAGTACTTTGGAAAATCCTAACTATCATAAGGAGTTGGAAATGCAGTTTAGGGTCAGTTTAAAAAGTGGCACTCTTGGACTCTGATCAGTCAGTGAACAGATGCTTGCGGGTGGCATAGCAGTGTCCCAGAGCCTGAGCTTTGGAGGCAGGCAGAGCAGATCTGGATTTGTTTGGTCAGTGTAGGTCAAGTTATTTagtatctctgagcctcagtttctatcTCTGTGAGAAAGGAATAATAATGATATCACCtttgtgggaattaaatgagataaagataCAAAGTATTACAGTGCTTGGCAGTGAATACTCAGCAAATGTCAGCTGTATGAAGATAAATGATGGCGGTTATTTATGGAATTCTTGTTGAGGTTTAGGCCCTGTGTGGGTACTTAGAAGCATATGCCACAGCATGTCAATTTAATATTGAATTGTGAAGAAATGGCCTTCACAACATTGAGTTGTGAAGAAACAACTTGTATTGTtagatacaataaaaattgaagaataaaatgggaataaaatgcAAACTGAATACAGAATTATGACAAGGAAATAATCTGGTTCAATGACAAATGAAGAGTGTAGTTGATAGGAACTTTTGGGAAGAGCCCAGGAAGAGTCCAGGGGACCACTGGCCAAAGATTTATTATTTCCAAATGAGGATCAGAATAATTTCATCATACAAGTTAAAACTTGAATCCCACTACCAAACCACACCTACtgtaatatacaatgaaatgATTCTATCGAAGGAATAAATCTGAAATTATCTTCTgaataacataattattttatgttgtttgtgtg harbors:
- the FSHR gene encoding follicle-stimulating hormone receptor isoform X1, giving the protein MALLLVSLLAFLSLGSGCHHRICHCSNRVFLCQESKVTEIPSDLPRNAVELRFVLTKLRVIQKGAFSGFGDLEKIEISQNDVLEVIEADVFSSLPKLHEIRIEKANNLLNINPDAFQNLPNLRYLLISNTGIKHLPDVHKIHSFQKVLLDIQDNINIHTIERNSFVGLSFESVILWLNKNGIQEIHNCAFNGTQLDELNLSDNNNLEELPNDVFHGASGPVILDISRTRIHSLPSYGLENLKKLRARSTYNLKKLPSLEKLVALMEASLTYPSHCCAFANWRRQISELHPICNKSILRQEIDYMTQARGQRTSLAEDNEPSYSRGYDMMYSEFDYDLCNEVVDVTCSPMPDAFNPCEDIMGYNILRVLIWFISILAITGNIIVLVILTTSQYKLTVPRFLMCNLAFADLCIGIYLLLIASVDIHTKSQYHNYAIDWQTGAGCDAAGFFTVFASELSVYTLTAITLERWHTITHAMQLDCKVQLRHAASVMVMGWIFAFAAALFPIFGISSYMKVSICLPMDIDSPLSQLYVMSLLVLNVVAFVVICGCYTHIYLTVRNPNIVSSSSDTRIAKRMAMLIFTDFLCMAPISFFAISASLKVPLITVSKAKILLVLFYPINSCANPFLYAIFTKNFRRDFFILLSKFGCYEMQAQIYRTETSSTAHNSHPRNGHCSSAHRVTNGSSYILVPLSHLAQK
- the FSHR gene encoding follicle-stimulating hormone receptor isoform X2 translates to MALLLVSLLAFLSLGSGCHHRICHCSNRVFLCQESKVTEIPSDLPRNAVELRFVLTKLRVIQKGAFSGFGDLEKIEISQNDVLEVIEADVFSSLPKLHEIRIEKANNLLNINPDAFQNLPNLRYLLISNTGIKHLPDVHKIHSFQKVLLWLNKNGIQEIHNCAFNGTQLDELNLSDNNNLEELPNDVFHGASGPVILDISRTRIHSLPSYGLENLKKLRARSTYNLKKLPSLEKLVALMEASLTYPSHCCAFANWRRQISELHPICNKSILRQEIDYMTQARGQRTSLAEDNEPSYSRGYDMMYSEFDYDLCNEVVDVTCSPMPDAFNPCEDIMGYNILRVLIWFISILAITGNIIVLVILTTSQYKLTVPRFLMCNLAFADLCIGIYLLLIASVDIHTKSQYHNYAIDWQTGAGCDAAGFFTVFASELSVYTLTAITLERWHTITHAMQLDCKVQLRHAASVMVMGWIFAFAAALFPIFGISSYMKVSICLPMDIDSPLSQLYVMSLLVLNVVAFVVICGCYTHIYLTVRNPNIVSSSSDTRIAKRMAMLIFTDFLCMAPISFFAISASLKVPLITVSKAKILLVLFYPINSCANPFLYAIFTKNFRRDFFILLSKFGCYEMQAQIYRTETSSTAHNSHPRNGHCSSAHRVTNGSSYILVPLSHLAQK